Proteins found in one Brevibacillus brevis genomic segment:
- a CDS encoding XkdW family protein — MKMQNKEAISEIRKQQQTDPVMTMGQELSSLKISNIQKDALIQTMGEQLAQVKLELIQLKGGAN, encoded by the coding sequence ATGAAAATGCAAAATAAAGAAGCTATTTCAGAGATTAGAAAACAGCAACAAACAGATCCAGTAATGACAATGGGACAAGAGCTTTCCTCACTCAAAATTAGCAACATCCAAAAGGATGCGTTAATCCAGACAATGGGCGAACAGCTAGCCCAGGTTAAGCTTGAGCTCATCCAATTAAAAGGAGGTGCTAACTGA
- a CDS encoding DNRLRE domain-containing protein encodes MAWELNWWSTGASANTMVAFPALDHTKYQYQLRSGAFYAAYGIYGEAPNYVRYVYSDVASNQLSIPIDPTYKYFQIQNASTTIYIDRQLKNLAPTVPVVMSPNGGEVINKQHTITWSPSSDPVGNFEIFTTTSESANVANETLVGQVFTFDYDWYGIKSVAMLLASNGISQNSATLMLTGVGADGLPNSTIYKQTTVTITESPQWYSISLSPTVKLAKGTKLAIVASTTNQYPILLKGSLTTTYPSGYVIDHQGKKQTVTGRVSITYEGNVAPEGLKYQIQLTTNNKVTWKDLISLTGAGVTSYAYDFSNEPQTSQAYVRIRAFDGIDYSLWDESNGSFTISHNSTPTLTLTSPTNNQTIKQGTDIDFKWSGSDTDGDALTYTLQVGTSAGASNIYNASVGSATSKQGISTSWAVGLYYWRVVANDGKGGVTTSTEGVFGLAQGNLVMLTKSNSVTVDTFIKQDYPTTAIGGSGVLYVGSDTTSGSTQRALLKFDLGLIPNDAIINSATLRLYKGGGNAPSRTHNIHEVTSPWDGVTTWNTAPTFNPTVASSLALGPSNDWKTFDVKTLVQAWVSGSANNGLLLKDANETTLSTLATYNSFDSTGNQPTLTIDYSIPTTGKKQVELLGNASNNQTNQSSAHIPNFPAGYQAQAGDLALIHVITYDYTVTPTNGWQIIRQAVAPSGHRYTLAYKFLAASEVASVALSSPSSIGWHSKTLILRNVKAIKESSYRGIADQTAYYPFDAGTSKTLSVDKAMMLLFNFYAGTANTFTQPLSYAEPYDDISSGYRQQAAYRYMHMLRTQTMEETTSTLSGASAGSSMFVALEPIVNNPPTLTLTSPANNQTLAEGSVYKLEGTVSDVEAGSALSVKYSIAGGPTQTIAIGTSDGSNPNPFSKTLTYSQGRFWDGQTDVSGLLPADASSILVWANDGTDDSAKQTRNFKLQQEDGKIYVPVNVVSSGYLVSKMARPSRLANGKMAGLSRDSNKWYLYQSLDNGATWSLAFSFNFTSIQGISLSAFGNFIYLAVAFNNQYVRIYAYDNFTYAGEVLVESGQNAIASVSTIISPDGTKLLWSDTTKNVTYPDSFNVRAGSIPINTDGTLGTPSATVQVTSTNASGYDHTSPSLCFDKNGRPVIAYVFASVHVQGRLFNGTNWGDSFSIYNSVSHTQASPEVIKSPNGKLHAVWHGTDFTSPSEMIRYSSSVDSSQWATHKILVAGKNPSITSDKNGKLTIIYEDGGYIKRIESTNDFTSFSGPFIDRVGTNPATFYDQSFATDFSIPPTIYQTTDAVKYRGVLNLNKRPAVTLNTPDNQTLTENKTLMVSGQTVDEDAGNVITVWYKVNNGPAQAAASSISDGSTPILFDKTLTYKNKRIYLGTTDLNGIDLAENTDHILTVWAEDNKQGKSLEVTRKFRVVWNRPPVIDDENKDLGVFMQPPTVNYHATDPEGNTFTFTEYLNGKQIRSFAGVAGQVYTVEISHDAWIRLDLDVQHQIKIVPTDSAGISSERIYTFTRKETHIEFMLEYGNPDIKADFTLDGMPLRVLVTLERYLPEGSSIESVKVCNNYLDDVPTWEDCTGAVKGNRGYLFTNKNKTAPEWAINLWVTIDKGTAKERVLLNGYGGAFD; translated from the coding sequence ATGGCTTGGGAGTTAAACTGGTGGTCTACTGGAGCATCTGCTAACACAATGGTGGCTTTTCCTGCTTTAGACCATACGAAGTACCAGTACCAACTTAGAAGCGGCGCTTTTTATGCTGCGTACGGAATCTATGGAGAAGCCCCAAATTACGTACGTTATGTTTATAGTGACGTTGCTAGCAATCAGTTAAGTATTCCGATTGATCCAACGTACAAATATTTCCAAATACAAAACGCTAGTACAACTATTTATATCGATAGACAACTAAAAAATCTAGCGCCAACAGTTCCAGTAGTTATGTCTCCGAACGGTGGAGAAGTCATCAACAAGCAACACACAATTACCTGGAGCCCTTCAAGTGACCCTGTAGGTAATTTCGAAATTTTTACTACTACGTCAGAGTCAGCTAATGTTGCAAATGAAACATTGGTAGGCCAAGTGTTCACTTTTGATTATGACTGGTACGGTATTAAAAGTGTAGCAATGCTACTTGCAAGCAATGGTATCAGTCAAAATTCTGCAACACTGATGTTGACGGGTGTAGGAGCAGATGGACTGCCTAATTCAACAATTTACAAACAAACAACAGTCACCATAACAGAGTCTCCACAATGGTACTCAATATCTCTTTCGCCTACAGTCAAATTGGCCAAAGGAACAAAATTGGCAATCGTTGCATCAACTACTAACCAATATCCCATACTACTCAAAGGAAGTTTGACAACCACATATCCAAGTGGGTACGTGATCGATCATCAAGGCAAGAAACAAACCGTCACTGGCAGAGTCTCCATAACTTACGAAGGTAACGTAGCTCCGGAAGGATTGAAGTACCAAATACAACTTACTACGAACAATAAGGTTACGTGGAAGGATTTAATTTCACTAACTGGTGCTGGCGTTACTTCTTATGCTTATGATTTTTCAAATGAACCCCAAACAAGTCAAGCATATGTACGCATTCGTGCTTTTGATGGCATTGATTACAGCCTCTGGGATGAATCAAATGGTTCGTTTACCATTTCACACAATTCAACACCAACGTTAACACTGACCAGCCCTACCAATAATCAAACAATCAAGCAAGGCACAGACATTGACTTCAAGTGGTCAGGAAGCGATACTGACGGTGACGCACTCACATATACTTTGCAGGTCGGCACATCAGCAGGAGCATCGAATATCTACAATGCCAGCGTAGGAAGCGCAACGTCAAAGCAGGGAATCAGCACATCCTGGGCGGTTGGCTTGTACTATTGGAGAGTCGTTGCAAATGACGGAAAAGGTGGAGTTACAACATCTACTGAAGGTGTGTTCGGCCTTGCACAAGGAAACCTTGTTATGTTAACGAAAAGTAATTCTGTTACTGTAGACACTTTCATCAAACAAGATTATCCAACAACAGCCATCGGTGGTTCTGGTGTTTTATATGTGGGGTCTGACACCACTTCGGGTTCCACACAGCGAGCGTTGTTAAAATTTGATCTCGGATTAATACCAAACGACGCTATTATCAATAGCGCAACTCTGCGACTATATAAGGGTGGCGGAAACGCGCCTTCAAGGACTCATAATATTCACGAAGTCACTTCTCCTTGGGATGGCGTGACCACATGGAACACAGCACCTACTTTCAATCCGACAGTCGCATCTTCATTAGCATTAGGTCCGAGCAACGATTGGAAAACATTTGATGTAAAAACATTAGTGCAGGCGTGGGTTAGCGGTTCAGCGAATAACGGGTTACTTTTGAAAGATGCGAACGAGACGACTTTAAGCACCCTCGCGACTTATAATTCATTTGACAGCACAGGAAACCAACCAACCCTCACTATCGACTACTCCATCCCGACAACAGGCAAAAAACAGGTCGAGCTTTTGGGTAATGCATCAAACAACCAGACTAACCAATCCTCTGCTCATATACCTAATTTCCCCGCGGGATATCAAGCGCAGGCTGGGGATTTAGCGCTGATTCATGTAATCACATATGATTATACAGTTACTCCAACGAATGGTTGGCAGATAATCAGGCAGGCTGTAGCTCCATCCGGGCATAGGTATACACTTGCATATAAATTCCTTGCTGCATCCGAAGTGGCTAGTGTCGCCTTGTCTTCGCCTTCTTCAATTGGATGGCATTCCAAGACTTTGATTTTGAGAAACGTAAAAGCGATCAAAGAAAGCTCTTACAGAGGAATTGCCGATCAAACAGCCTATTACCCGTTCGATGCTGGAACATCCAAAACACTGAGCGTTGACAAGGCTATGATGTTATTGTTCAACTTTTACGCAGGGACAGCAAATACCTTCACGCAACCACTTTCCTATGCAGAGCCGTACGATGACATAAGTTCGGGATACAGACAGCAAGCGGCATATCGCTATATGCACATGCTCAGGACACAAACGATGGAAGAGACAACGAGTACCCTATCTGGCGCTAGTGCAGGTTCTTCAATGTTTGTTGCACTCGAACCAATCGTCAATAACCCGCCAACACTGACGCTCACGTCACCTGCCAATAATCAAACATTGGCGGAAGGTAGCGTGTACAAGCTGGAGGGCACTGTATCTGATGTAGAGGCAGGGAGCGCACTATCCGTCAAATACTCCATAGCCGGTGGACCAACCCAGACAATCGCCATTGGCACATCTGACGGTTCAAATCCGAATCCATTTAGCAAGACGCTGACCTATTCACAAGGTCGTTTCTGGGATGGTCAGACGGATGTATCCGGTTTGCTACCAGCAGATGCGTCATCGATTTTGGTTTGGGCGAATGACGGGACGGACGATTCAGCTAAGCAGACGAGGAACTTCAAGCTTCAACAAGAGGACGGAAAGATTTACGTACCCGTCAATGTGGTATCTTCAGGGTACCTTGTTTCAAAAATGGCAAGACCTTCGAGACTTGCCAATGGAAAAATGGCGGGATTGTCTAGGGATTCTAATAAGTGGTACTTGTATCAGTCGCTTGATAATGGAGCAACGTGGTCTCTGGCTTTTTCCTTCAATTTCACATCGATCCAAGGCATTTCTTTGTCCGCGTTTGGAAACTTCATTTACTTAGCGGTTGCTTTCAACAACCAGTATGTAAGGATTTACGCCTATGATAACTTCACCTATGCAGGAGAAGTGTTGGTCGAGTCTGGACAAAACGCCATTGCTTCTGTGAGTACCATTATAAGTCCAGATGGAACTAAATTGTTGTGGTCAGATACTACAAAAAATGTCACCTATCCCGACAGCTTCAACGTTCGCGCGGGTTCCATTCCAATCAACACCGATGGAACTCTGGGCACACCAAGTGCAACGGTGCAGGTAACATCAACCAATGCTTCTGGATATGACCACACATCTCCTAGTTTGTGTTTTGACAAAAACGGACGACCTGTAATAGCTTATGTGTTCGCATCGGTACATGTGCAAGGGCGATTGTTCAATGGAACTAACTGGGGTGATTCATTTTCTATTTATAATAGTGTTTCCCACACGCAGGCATCTCCAGAAGTCATCAAATCACCAAATGGAAAACTACACGCCGTATGGCATGGTACGGATTTTACGAGTCCTTCAGAAATGATTCGTTATTCCAGTTCTGTAGATAGCTCTCAATGGGCAACACATAAGATACTTGTCGCAGGTAAAAACCCCAGCATTACTTCCGACAAAAACGGAAAGCTGACTATCATCTACGAAGACGGCGGCTACATTAAGCGGATCGAGTCAACCAACGATTTCACGTCTTTCAGCGGACCATTTATCGACCGTGTAGGCACCAATCCAGCAACGTTCTATGACCAGTCGTTTGCAACTGATTTCAGCATTCCTCCGACGATCTATCAGACAACAGATGCAGTCAAGTATCGTGGAGTGCTTAATCTCAATAAGCGTCCTGCCGTCACACTTAACACGCCTGACAATCAAACTCTGACAGAAAACAAGACACTCATGGTATCCGGTCAGACTGTAGACGAGGACGCAGGAAACGTCATCACTGTATGGTACAAAGTGAATAATGGACCTGCTCAGGCGGCTGCATCCAGCATATCGGATGGTAGCACGCCTATTTTGTTTGATAAGACTCTTACTTACAAAAACAAGCGTATTTACCTTGGCACAACTGATCTTAATGGGATAGACCTTGCCGAGAATACTGACCACATCCTTACAGTTTGGGCAGAGGACAATAAACAGGGTAAGAGTTTGGAGGTCACACGCAAGTTCCGAGTCGTCTGGAACCGCCCACCAGTTATTGATGACGAGAATAAAGACCTGGGCGTCTTCATGCAACCTCCAACAGTGAACTACCATGCCACTGATCCAGAGGGCAACACTTTCACTTTTACCGAGTATCTGAACGGCAAACAAATCAGGTCGTTTGCAGGCGTAGCCGGACAGGTATACACAGTTGAAATTAGCCATGACGCTTGGATTCGATTGGACTTGGACGTTCAGCATCAAATCAAGATCGTTCCCACGGACAGCGCGGGAATCTCATCCGAACGGATCTACACATTCACCCGAAAAGAGACCCATATCGAATTTATGCTAGAGTACGGAAATCCAGATATTAAAGCAGACTTCACATTGGACGGTATGCCATTACGTGTATTAGTGACACTTGAAAGATACTTGCCAGAAGGCTCGTCCATTGAAAGTGTGAAAGTCTGCAATAACTACTTAGATGATGTACCTACATGGGAAGATTGCACAGGGGCAGTAAAGGGAAATCGAGGCTATTTGTTCACCAATAAGAATAAAACAGCTCCCGAGTGGGCTATTAATCTATGGGTGACAATCGACAAAGGAACAGCGAAGGAACGTGTACTTCTAAATGGTTATGGGGGGGCGTTCGATTAA
- a CDS encoding baseplate J/gp47 family protein, producing the protein MATLDKPEMPILRETPDQIYQRMANRMALIAQKRGETPPATEEGEIFYDLGYPIAEEISDQQQLFEYGFLQRFLPWADGEFLDATGVFFGLSRNEGETDDAYRQRLIDRARTEEGDGRRQDYERWARNVDGVGGAVAIEKTRHDLSIDVYITDLSGNPAGQELATIVRTKLEDKRKALHDLQVLPANVYPVTIAVKLALRPDAEFEKIKDQITTQIKTYLKGRSQIVYQQIGALFFVDGVIDFTGYTLNGAELNVTVPADSVSTLTMAVTT; encoded by the coding sequence ATGGCAACGTTAGACAAACCAGAAATGCCGATTCTCAGGGAAACCCCGGATCAGATTTATCAGCGGATGGCAAATCGGATGGCGTTGATAGCACAAAAGCGTGGAGAGACGCCACCAGCGACGGAAGAGGGAGAAATCTTTTATGACCTCGGTTATCCGATCGCAGAGGAGATCAGCGATCAGCAGCAGTTATTTGAGTACGGTTTTCTCCAGCGGTTTCTACCCTGGGCAGACGGGGAATTTCTGGATGCTACGGGCGTATTCTTCGGCTTGTCTCGCAATGAGGGAGAGACAGACGATGCTTACCGACAACGCCTCATTGATCGAGCCCGCACAGAAGAAGGAGACGGCAGACGCCAAGATTACGAGCGGTGGGCACGAAATGTTGACGGGGTAGGCGGAGCCGTCGCCATCGAAAAGACGAGACACGACCTATCCATCGACGTGTACATTACTGACCTGTCAGGAAACCCAGCGGGGCAGGAATTAGCTACAATTGTACGAACTAAGCTGGAAGACAAACGTAAGGCCTTGCACGACTTGCAGGTACTGCCGGCGAACGTTTATCCGGTGACTATCGCTGTAAAACTTGCTTTGCGACCAGATGCGGAATTCGAGAAGATCAAAGACCAAATTACTACACAAATCAAAACCTACCTAAAAGGGCGTTCCCAGATCGTGTACCAGCAGATCGGAGCGCTCTTTTTCGTGGATGGTGTAATAGATTTCACGGGCTACACCTTAAACGGCGCGGAATTGAATGTGACGGTGCCTGCTGACTCTGTATCGACTCTAACCATGGCGGTGACAACATGA
- a CDS encoding DUF2634 domain-containing protein, with protein MFPELNGDEIQLVQSPDNPIPWTYKFDWTTKQLMQGPDGRYLRTTTYAEYLEETAKKILNTRRFRYEIYSERYGVDFLYDTGRMRSDISLPAIKTQAQEALEAHNEIERAEVVDIRFENNGVIFSLEIEGMRGTTRTEVSTWQR; from the coding sequence ATGTTTCCAGAGCTGAACGGAGACGAAATACAACTGGTTCAATCTCCAGATAACCCGATTCCATGGACATATAAATTCGACTGGACCACTAAACAATTGATGCAGGGGCCAGATGGTCGTTATTTGCGGACGACTACCTATGCGGAGTATTTGGAAGAGACAGCAAAGAAAATCCTGAATACGCGTCGTTTCCGGTATGAGATTTACTCGGAACGATACGGCGTAGACTTTCTATACGATACTGGAAGGATGCGCTCGGACATTTCATTGCCAGCAATTAAGACGCAAGCACAAGAGGCGCTAGAGGCTCACAATGAGATAGAGCGTGCGGAAGTGGTAGACATTCGGTTTGAGAACAATGGGGTCATTTTTTCGCTCGAAATTGAGGGCATGAGAGGGACAACTAGGACGGAGGTGAGTACATGGCAACGTTAG
- a CDS encoding XkdQ/YqbQ family protein: MKVIYGKEQTRYDLTPAVTELSWSSARGQIAQNCDVRIKEGPPLQSAGFLMLFAGAELKESQQLFHGPLVRFDRDDRTGDLSATAYELGWYLQKNEISRLKLDGDAGTELARIIKSAGINFSCPAFGFTVKERISSQSYTSLFTSLTEQAYEKTGIRYFVQYQRDKLTVLPEGKNSIIPMFKASLLASSSTGESIEDVYTVVTVERYRDDRVVSSATKSNDSLVKQIGRMQKVIDAGEDKNVAGMAAKQLAELSKIPKTRSISVRHEDENAARLRAGWLIKIMEKDNKTITDWIVTNCQVRWQGGQYTMDLQLERRT; the protein is encoded by the coding sequence ATGAAAGTCATTTACGGAAAAGAACAGACCCGCTATGACCTGACCCCAGCCGTTACCGAGCTCTCCTGGTCCTCGGCCAGGGGACAAATTGCTCAAAACTGTGATGTGAGAATCAAGGAAGGCCCGCCGTTGCAATCGGCGGGTTTTTTGATGCTCTTTGCAGGTGCAGAGCTAAAAGAATCCCAGCAGCTTTTCCATGGCCCGCTCGTTCGTTTTGACCGGGATGATCGGACAGGAGATTTATCCGCAACAGCATACGAGCTCGGCTGGTATTTGCAAAAAAACGAAATTTCCAGACTCAAGCTGGACGGGGATGCAGGGACAGAGCTTGCGCGAATTATCAAGTCGGCAGGTATCAATTTTAGCTGCCCGGCGTTCGGCTTTACGGTCAAAGAGAGAATCTCATCACAATCATACACGTCTCTCTTTACATCACTGACAGAGCAAGCCTATGAAAAGACGGGCATCCGCTATTTCGTGCAATACCAGCGCGATAAGCTGACGGTACTGCCTGAGGGGAAAAACAGTATTATCCCGATGTTCAAGGCTAGTTTACTCGCAAGTAGCTCGACGGGAGAGAGTATCGAGGATGTATACACCGTTGTAACAGTAGAGCGCTACCGGGATGATCGGGTCGTGAGCAGTGCAACGAAATCTAATGATAGCTTGGTCAAACAAATCGGTCGCATGCAAAAAGTCATCGACGCAGGTGAGGACAAAAATGTAGCGGGAATGGCAGCCAAGCAGCTTGCAGAGTTGTCCAAAATTCCCAAGACACGCTCCATTTCGGTTAGGCACGAGGATGAGAATGCTGCTAGACTACGCGCTGGTTGGCTCATAAAAATCATGGAAAAAGACAATAAAACCATCACAGATTGGATCGTCACTAACTGCCAGGTACGCTGGCAGGGCGGTCAATACACAATGGATCTCCAATTGGAAAGGAGGACGTAA
- a CDS encoding phage tail assembly chaperone produces the protein MNKNKLEKFLAKANEQAPRKEITVTIDGDEWKVRQLNLSELRDCERMADKGEKTDWFLYNDARLVKATEHDFPWNQEELKKAYKVGTKYELVEKIFRDNPEGYTKLLNAVREVNATQTEEEAIEEAKN, from the coding sequence ATGAACAAAAACAAACTCGAGAAATTTTTGGCCAAGGCTAATGAACAAGCTCCGCGAAAAGAAATTACCGTAACCATCGACGGTGACGAGTGGAAGGTGCGTCAACTGAATTTGTCCGAGCTGCGCGATTGCGAACGCATGGCTGACAAAGGCGAGAAAACCGACTGGTTCCTGTACAACGATGCACGTCTGGTGAAAGCCACCGAGCACGATTTCCCTTGGAATCAGGAAGAGCTCAAGAAAGCGTACAAGGTCGGCACCAAGTACGAGCTCGTCGAGAAAATTTTCCGCGACAATCCAGAAGGCTACACCAAGCTGCTCAATGCGGTCCGTGAAGTGAATGCAACCCAGACGGAAGAAGAAGCCATTGAAGAAGCAAAAAACTAA
- a CDS encoding phage tail sheath subtilisin-like domain-containing protein, whose product MTIQRERPGVTVELIAKAKERVVPKSGVVLVPYQAEWGASDELVKLGSFEERLAHTFGKVDTVELAAEGGATILAYRMTNGTATKAAYEQADAIRVEALYPGLVGNELKVMITASTSEPGKKELQVTGPLQTEKFSFVDANELAAKTSQSNYVRVKKLGETAVTIVPETALTGAKSGTVALTAADSTKLFMAVSGADFDTMYLPFDDAAVQAAAKQFMSDRRTQNKKLSTLVIGGKATDDENMAKHIERSVAQNARFVVNSAIAGQHNNGKVYGSLEWAAWVAGMIAATPAHESLTAVVVPLKKALKDWGHTDILSALGSGTLIATRDGDVYIIESAVNTLAVLGTHEREDYGKIRVSMTLDQIVNDISQVGKKYKGKLGNNDLGGAVFVSAVNAYMTVREQQGAIDTGWTFTDKKNGIGDRRGFLLSAKPLDAIEYFDIDWEVL is encoded by the coding sequence ATGACCATTCAACGTGAACGTCCGGGTGTAACGGTCGAACTGATCGCAAAAGCAAAAGAACGTGTAGTACCGAAGAGCGGTGTCGTACTGGTTCCGTATCAAGCAGAGTGGGGCGCGTCAGATGAGCTCGTCAAGCTGGGGAGCTTTGAGGAGCGACTTGCCCACACATTTGGCAAGGTCGATACCGTGGAGCTGGCAGCAGAAGGCGGCGCGACGATTCTCGCGTACCGCATGACGAATGGCACAGCCACAAAAGCAGCGTATGAGCAAGCGGATGCAATCAGAGTCGAGGCTCTGTATCCGGGTTTGGTAGGTAACGAGCTGAAGGTTATGATTACTGCCTCGACGTCCGAGCCAGGCAAGAAGGAACTCCAGGTAACAGGTCCGCTGCAAACAGAGAAGTTTTCGTTTGTGGATGCGAATGAGTTGGCAGCGAAAACGAGCCAATCCAACTATGTGCGTGTGAAAAAACTGGGCGAGACTGCCGTTACAATCGTGCCAGAAACAGCCCTGACAGGAGCGAAAAGTGGCACAGTAGCGCTTACCGCAGCTGACTCAACTAAGCTGTTCATGGCTGTGTCCGGTGCTGATTTTGACACGATGTATCTGCCTTTTGACGATGCGGCTGTACAAGCGGCAGCGAAGCAATTCATGAGCGATCGTCGTACACAAAACAAGAAGCTCAGTACACTGGTAATCGGCGGAAAAGCGACGGACGACGAGAACATGGCGAAGCACATCGAGCGGTCTGTGGCGCAAAATGCCCGTTTTGTTGTGAACAGTGCTATCGCTGGTCAACACAACAACGGAAAAGTATACGGCAGTCTGGAGTGGGCAGCATGGGTGGCGGGTATGATCGCCGCGACACCTGCGCATGAATCGCTGACGGCTGTCGTCGTTCCATTGAAAAAAGCGCTCAAGGATTGGGGCCACACCGATATTTTGAGTGCGCTCGGCTCCGGTACGCTGATCGCAACCCGCGACGGGGATGTGTACATCATCGAGAGCGCCGTCAATACGCTGGCGGTCCTTGGTACGCATGAGCGCGAGGACTACGGCAAAATCCGTGTGAGCATGACGCTGGATCAGATCGTCAACGACATCAGCCAAGTCGGCAAGAAATACAAAGGCAAGCTCGGCAACAACGATTTGGGCGGGGCGGTATTTGTCTCTGCCGTCAACGCGTACATGACCGTTCGCGAGCAGCAGGGCGCCATTGATACGGGCTGGACATTTACGGATAAGAAGAACGGCATCGGGGATCGCCGTGGCTTCCTCTTGTCTGCGAAGCCGCTTGATGCCATCGAATACTTTGACATTGACTGGGAGGTGCTGTAA